One Triplophysa rosa linkage group LG9, Trosa_1v2, whole genome shotgun sequence genomic window carries:
- the pcnx4 gene encoding pecanex-like protein 4, which yields MGPDVPLLNDYKQEFFWKRFPQTVLGGPRLKLGYCAPPYVYVHQLVLFLTPWLLGGIGTALYQLRVLDDTWAGVVSGMLMLGVGATVQGLAQCMARRTGVVQRLPAANNILADEEEVEFTHCVAPDTVRFVVPGKKFMANVVLHTLLAGALCGLSTWYLLPDRLGSLYGHTGVGLGAVVPLFALSWVTVCIAEYSLIVNTATETATFQPQDTYEITPLTRPLYILAFIAVDLALRFAGSAVVELQVAAQVLHVLFVVLPVLWALGMLSPLDALLLWAMEQSLVHGLGGSAMSTNIRLLVMFLSSTCVAICTFFIPSSLGIVLFTVATGYLLSQDLSQLLVLVKGGSSTLGLGWWGLPLSLLLLLGALTEAGLLHQLYPNQTLENQTLSVNSIENWGSSVVPPSPQGVIGLLLIALFLITRLLRELQGACVLGGAVLNPLYPKRVTTAKAFRRKTRGLRVAGIIRRMLLNLVSPLAMIAFLSVDESLAKLHTASLAIGFTRAFRVVWQNSEAGLLQMVLVVIIRLAGGHRPVHWHELGTTVQLILVSLIINRVSQFVYKINFALTVLITSWTENKQRRQSAGTLLALNAALCPLLLAVVVLSALLSAPLLPLFTLPVFLVGFPRPLRSWPGTPGTACPCPDSVYYQQLCKRLASAIRPALANGTFGSCSPGTHYLGRFQGRLLWISVLERGYGYCTVNIKGLELQETSCHTVEARRVDEVFEGAFDHVEHPGQCFRLLNPHWGNALTPCSVLPVRVYSDAQNVLTGIVDSPDHLRQLNSDFLKTLVWILLRYCVQDLTYGTHRTKGQSVQTSGRKSQSSQHTVPLEPGPAVVKVGIDSQVHPESSSSSHLRGQDSSSLSSFADWSDDDDLFGPMPVRRPIKMMVRTDETQKELGLGVSLPGSVEIHSLYESMALSSLPTLRPLGMGLGLGLPIVDKGKDNIPTLTSTTVPWNSQPLHFTSPHSELFSLPTDWRTAPLPFPKIQVLHPCFPEAWFFFCLSRLVVESLGEGDFEQVTQGLREDRALQELYTQVVLSCCVALGADTQVFNPNLLFRLYCGDGPWTEGLEWLRTNKELHQLTLRAFRYSVKLLVDQASLGPVESLEELYTTLQDYHDNWFIGLVTDCGWQDSVVQEKPFLFSLGHDLTMGTYTSRVLSLQENLVQVGVLNEEGVRGQWANLSWELLYATNDDEERYSIQAHPVMLRNLTVQAADPPLGYPIYSSPLIHLRCL from the exons ATGGGGCCAGATGTGCCCCTGCTCAACGACTACAAGCAGGAGTTCTTCTGGAAGCGCTTCCCACAGACCGTGTTGGGAGGGCCGAGGTTGAAACTCGGCTACTGTGCTCCACCGTATGTGTACGTGCACCAGCTGGTGTTATTCTTGACCCCATGGCTGTTGGGAGGCATTGGGACGGCCCTGTACCAGTTGAGGGTGCTGGACGACACCTGGGCGGGCGTTGTTTCCGGTATGCTCATGCTGGGTGTGGGCGCCACCGTGCAGGGACTGGCACAGTGTATGGCACGGAGGACAGGGGTGGTACAAAGACTGCCAGCTGCTAATAACATCCTCGCAGATGAGGAGGAGGTGGAGTTTACACACTGCGTGGCACCTGATACGGTACGGTTTGTGGTGCCTGGGAAAAAGTTCATGGCTAATGTGGTTCTGCATACGTTGCTTGCCGGAGCACTGTGCGGGTTGTCTACGTGGTATCTGCTGCCGGATAGACTGGGCAGCTTGTATGGGCACACAGGAGTCGGACTGGGTGCTGTTGTGCCTTTGTTTGCCCTGAGCTGGGTGACCGTGTGTATCGCGGAATACTCACTTATCGTCAATACTGCGACAGAAACGGCCACGTTTCAACCACAGGATACATACGAAATCACGCCTCTCACCAGACCCCTCTACATACTCGCCTTCATTGCTGTGGACCTGGCTTTAAG ATTTGCAGGTTCTGCTGTTGTGGAATTGCAGGTAGCGGCTCAGGTGCTTCATGTGTTGTTTGTGGTTCTGCCGGTGCTTTGGGCTTTGGGAATGCTCTCGCCATTGGACGCTCTTCTGCTGTGGGCCATGGAACAGTCCTTGGTGCATGGCCTGGGTGGGTCGGCCATGTCCACCAACATCAG GCTGTTGGTCATGTTTCTGTCATCTACGTGTGTTGCCATCTGTACATTCTTTATTCCCTCTTCCCTGGGCATTGTCCTCTTCACTGTTGCCACGGGCTACCTCCTGAGTCAGGACCTGAGCCAGCTGCTGGTGCTAGTGAAGGGAGGCTCTTCGACCTTGGGTCTGGGCTGGTGGGGTCTTCCTCTTTCCCTGCTGCTCTTACTAGGGGCCTTGACTGAGGCAGGACTCCTTCATCAGCTGTACCCCAACCAAACATTAGAGAACCAAACATTGAGTGTGAACTCTATAGAGAACTGGGGGTCTTCTGTGGTACCTCCAAGCCCACAGGGTGTGATAGGCTTGCTCCTTATTGCCCTGTTTCTCATTACCCGTCTGCTGAGAGAGCTTCAGGGGGCGTGTGTTCTGGGAGGGGCCGTGCTTAACCCGCTCTATCCTAAAAGGGTCACGACAGCAAAGGCTTTTAGGAGAAAGACTCGTGGGCTACGTGTCGCGGGGATAATCAGGAGGATGCTGTTGAACCTGG TTAGTCCATTGGCGATGATAGCGTTTTTGTCTGTGGACGAGTCTCTTGCGAAGCTGCACACGGCCTCCCTCGCTATTGGCTTCACGCGGGCATTCAGGGTG GTGTGGCAGAACTCTGAAGCTGGTCTGCTGCAGATGGTGTTGGTGGTGATCATCAGGCTTGCTGGGGGACACAGACCAGTGCACTGGCATGAGTTGGGCACTACGGTACAGCTGATTCTG GTCTCTCTGATCATCAATCGCGTGTCTCAGTTTGTGTATAAGATAAATTTCGCTCTTACTGTCTTGATCACATCTTGGACAGAGAATAAACAGCGGCGTCAGTCCGCAGGCACTCTGCTGGCCCTCAACGCTGCTCTGTGTCCACTGCTGTTGGCCGTGGTGGTCCTCTCTGCCCTTCTCTCCGCCCCTCTCCTCCCTCTCTTCACACTACCTGTCTTCCTGGTGGGGTTCCCCAGGCCACTGCGCTCCTGGCCGGGCACACCGGGCACCGCCTGCCCTTGCCCAGACTCTGTATATTACCAGCAGCTCTGCAAAAGACTGGCATCAGCTATCAGACCAGCACTTGCTAATGGCACTTTTG GTTCCTGTTCTCCTGGGACTCACTACCTTGGGCGCTTCCAGGGTCGGCTTCTGTGGATTTCAGTTCTCGAAAGAGGCTACGGGTACTGCACTGTCAATATTAAG GGTTTAGAGCTACAGGAAACATCGTGCCACACCGTTGAGGCTCGACGTGTTGATGAAGTGTTTGAAGGGGCTTTTGATCATGTGGAGCATCCCGGTCAGTGTTTCCGTCTGTTGAACCCTCACTGGGGTAACGCTCTAACTCCCTGCTCCGTGTTGCCCGTCAGGGTCTACTCTGATGCCCAAAATGTTCTAACAGGGATCGTCGATTCCCCTGACCACCTGCGTCAGCTAAACTCTGATTTTCTTAAAACACTCGTCTGGATTTTGTTGCGTTACTGTGTGCAGGATTTGACTTATGGTACTCATCGAACGAAAGGGCAGTCTGTACAGACCTCTGGACGCAAGTCTCAGAGCTCCCAGCATACCGTGCCCCTCGAGCCTGGTCCGGCTGTGGTTAAAGTTGGAATAGACTCTCAAGTGCATCCTGAGTCCTCTTCTTCCTCTCATTTGAGGGGGCAGGACAGTTCCAGCCTATCGTCCTttgctgattggtcagatgaTGATGATCTGTTTGGTCCGATGCCTGTGCGGCGGCCAATAAAAATGATGGTACGGACAGATGAAACACAGAAGGAGCTCGGGTTGGGGGTATCTTTGCCAGGATCTGTAGAAATCCACAGTCTATATGAAAGCATGGCACTGTCCTCGCTTCCCACCCTTAGACCTCTGGGCATGGGTCTGGGGCTCGGCCTGCCCATTGTAGATAAAGGGAAGGATAACATCCCCACTCTCACTTCAACCACCGTCCCATGGAACTCTCAGCCACTCCACTTCACCAGCCCTCACTCAGAACTCTTCTCTTTGCCTACGGACTGGCGGACCGCCCCCTTACCTTTCCCTAAAATACAGGTATTGCACCCTTGCTTCCCAGAGGCCTGGTTTTTCTTCTGTTTGTCCCGGTTAGTGGTGGAGAGCCTTGGGGAAGGAGACTTTGAGCAGGTGACGCAAGGTTTGCGGGAGGACCGTGCACTGCAGGAGCTGTATACCCAGGTGGTTCTGTCGTGTTGTGTGGCGCTGGGAGCAGACACTCAGGTGTTCAATCCCAATCTGCTGTTCAGGCTGTACTGTGGGGACGGCCCCTGGACCGAGGGACTGGAGTGGCTGCGAACCAATAAAGAGCTGCATCAGCTTACACTCAGGGCTTTCAG GTACAGTGTCAAACTTTTGGTAGACCAGGCATCTCTTGGTCCAGTGGAGAGTCTGGAGGAGCTTTACACAACTTTACAGGATTATCATGACAACTGGTTCATCGGCCTGGTAACAGACTGTGGTTGGCAAGACAGTGTTGTACAGGAGAAGCCCTTCCTGTTCTCTCTTGGACATGACCTCACCATG GGGACATATACAAGCCGTGTGTTATCCCTGCAGGAGAATCTGGTGCAGGTTGGAGTTCTGAATGAGGAAGGTGTGAGGGGTCAGTGGGCAAACCTGTCCTGGGAGCTGCTGTACGCTACAAATGACGACGAGGAGCGCTACAGTATTCAGGCCCATCCAGTGATGCTGAGGAACCTGACCGTTCAGGCAGCTGATCCACCGCTGGGATACCCCATCTACTCATCCCCGCTCATCCACCTACGCTGTTTATGA